Proteins found in one Elephas maximus indicus isolate mEleMax1 chromosome 11, mEleMax1 primary haplotype, whole genome shotgun sequence genomic segment:
- the LOC126085131 gene encoding LOW QUALITY PROTEIN: eukaryotic translation initiation factor 3 subunit H-like (The sequence of the model RefSeq protein was modified relative to this genomic sequence to represent the inferred CDS: substituted 1 base at 1 genomic stop codon), whose product MSLISYTSKILLKIIQKQLQQYIERELPGLSSCPAGKMASCKEGTGSAATSSSSTTGTAGKGKSGSGDSAVKQVQIDGLVVLKIIKHYQEEGQGTEVVQGVLLGLVVEDRLEITNCFPFPHHTEDDADFDEVQYQMEMMRSLRHVNIDHLHVGWYQSTYYGSFITRALLDSQFSYQHAIEESVVLIYDPIKTAQGSLSLKAYRLTPKLMEVCKEKDFSPEALKKANITFEHMFEEVLIVIKNSHLINVLMWELEKKSTVADKHELLRLASSNHLGKNLQLLMDRVDEMSQDIIKYNTYMRNTGKQQQQKHQYQQRRQQENMQRQSXGEPPLPEEDLSKLFKPPQPPARMDSLLIAGQINTYCQNIKEFTAQNLGKLFMAQALQEYNN is encoded by the coding sequence atgtcattaatatcatacacgagtaaaatattgctgaagattattcaaaagcagttgcagcagtacatcgaaagagaactgccaggcctttcttcctgtccgGCTGGAAAAATGGCGTCCTGCAAGGAGGGCACCGGCTCTGCCGCCACCTCTTCCAGCTCCACTACCGGCACTGCAGGGAAAGGCAAAAGCGGCTCCGGAGACTCGGCCGTGAAGCAAGTGCAGATTGATGGCCTGGTggtattaaaaataatcaaacatTATCAAGAAGAAGGACAAGGAACTGAAGTTGTTCAAGGAGTGCTTTTGGGTTTGGTTGTAGAAGATCGGCTTGAAATTACCAACTGCTTTCCTTTCCCCCACCATACAGAGGATGATGctgattttgatgaagtccaatatcAGATGGAAATGATGCGGAGCCTTCGCCATGTAAACATTGATCATCTCCACGTGGGCTGGTACCAGTCCACATACTATGGGTCGTTCATCACCCGGGCGCTCCTGGACTCTCAGTTCAGTTACCAGCACGCCATTGAGGAATCTGTCGTTCTCATTTATGATCCCATAAAAACTGCCCAAGGGTCTCTCTCGCTGAAGGCATACAGACTGACTCCTAAGCTGATGGAAGTATGTAAAGAGAAGGATTTTTCTCCTGAAGCATTGAAAAAGGCAAATATCACCTTCGAGCACATGTTTGAAGAAGTGCTGATTGTAATAAAAAATTCACATCTGATCAACGTCCTAATGTGGGAGCTTGAGAAGAAGTCAACTGTAGCAGATAAACATGAATTGCTCAGGCTTGCTAGCAGCAATCATCTGGGAAAGAATCTACAGTTGCTGATGGACAGAGTGGATGAAATGAGCCAAGATATCATTAAATATAACACGTACATGAGAAACACTggtaaacagcagcagcagaaacatCAATATCAGCAGCGCCGCCAGCAGGAGAATATGCAGCGCCAGAGTTGAGGAGAACCCCCACTACCTGAGGAGGACCTGTCCAAACTCTTCAAACCACCCCAGCCCCCTGCCAGGATGGATTCGCTGCTTATTGCAGGCCAGATTAACACTTACTGCCAGAACATCAAGGAGTTCACTGCCCAGAACCTAGGTAAACTCTTCATGGCCCAGGCTCTTCAAGAATATAACAATTAA